The Plasmodium cynomolgi strain B DNA, scaffold: 0144, whole genome shotgun sequence genome segment ccaacaaaattataaataggATGATGTTGGCAATTTATGGAATTTTTTAGCTTCATActtatgtaaataataattatgctTACTAATTAGTGTATTTCGTAAAGTACATTTCGTCCCATTTAGCATTTTCCCCCCTAATTTTTAACACTAAAAATgcgtcaattttttgttttcttataaattatattttctcaagtgtgaaaaaaatttttaattttattttaataattttcatataataataatacgTCAATTCTTTTAACCTCATTActataatagtaataataattttattctccATTAAAATTGTTGCGGAATATCCCAAAATAGGGGGGGACATAAGGATTATATATCATAAAGAAGGTTTTCCTGCTTAATTCGTAACCCCGGATAATGATAATATGCAAGAAAAACGGGAAGGTTTAAGggtaggcaaaaaaaaaatatatatcaagTTTATTATGCGTTAAATAAACGCCTTCATGTAGAATGgtttccatatttttaacaCCGTTGTGGCGTAGcgtaaataataatttatgcTTATCTGTTGGATCGAATATTGTAAACTGTAAAACGTGACAACATATTTGCTACAACGGTATagacaaatgaaaaaaaaaatcgtgtgcttcatcagaaaaaataaaacaatgcCAGTATTTAGTAAAAACATCATAGATATCATATTCTTTGATGTAAAAACAAAGATTATAAAAGAGATATTTTCGCAAAcatggaaataataaatcGTTTTGTAGGGtactgttaaaaaatatatgcatatttgaTAGCCTTACCCACttgtactttattttgtcaacAGAAGCAACGCGTACACGAAATTATCACTGTAAAGTATACGTTtagaataatatttatagcTTTGAACCACGTAATATTAAAATAGTATTATATGCCACACCCCCATTAATCTCATTATTTAAGACATAGAAATGCGTTAAATGCTGAAATGGAATATTATCCTGTTCGTTTTTGAAACACTCTACCTAAATGGCGAAACATACCAATTTATATCATTTCTCAATATCTTTATTTATGTCTAACAAAGTGAAGCAATTTAATAATACCCTATTGCGAAATGGTAAATTGCCATAATACAGATGTCTACCTATAAAAATGACTTATCCAAATTATTTActaaaacgaaataaaacgGAAATTCTGTTATAATTACAATTAATGCTTAAACAATGCCTGCTAtaagtttttccccttttagaAGAGATGTAACTACTGATGTTGACCTAGGCTGCTTAGGTGTAAATGATGATATTGAAGATGAACTTCGTCGTAAATTTTCGAAATTGGACAGTTCAAATGGTATTGATGACATTCGTCagaaatgtgaagaaataaataattctttatgATGAAcaaaagaatttttataatgtgtGTTATGAACACCGTTACAAACAAAGTTTTTGGTATACTCCGAAAATAATCAAGGAATTCTTATCAAAGTCTACggaatataataaatgtcCTCAAAAATGGACATCGGAACCAGAAGAAGCCACAAAATTGACAGTTAAAGAGGAAGAATcacatgatgaaaatgaaaaacaaaaaagtacagaaaaaaattctaaattTCCTCAAAGTTCTGCACTACCAGGAAGTTCAGATTCAACTCTTGATTTAGGAGCTGATCAAAAAACAGATCGTCTTAATGTACCTCCTGCTGTCGAGGCGCTTCCCCCAAAtcattcttcttcacatgaTTCCCAAAttacaaaagaaatttcTGATAAATAtactattataaaatatattactgaGGATAATATAGTTTTACCCGACGTGTCTGACAATCATGCTTTGGGTGATACGAAATTTTGTGCTGAAATTTTTGATAACGTTGAAACAGCTGATACGTATTCTTATGGTGATGAATCTGTTAAATATGTAACATGCGAACTTAAACCAGATGATGAAAATCCTGAAAACTATATTACATTTAAGCTACTTCCTAAATTAACTCCACATAGTCCAGATAATAATTCTAGATCAACAAATAACCCTCAGCCGAATAACTGTATTGATAATTCTCAGTTAGCTGTTTCCACGCCACTCTCATCTGTTGAATCTCATACAGAGGAGTTACCTTTTATGCAAAGTAAATTTTCTGAAATAGGAGAATATTCTCTCTCAGAAAAGTCCCTTGAAATTGAAGGTTACCCTAAAGAACAGGTATCTcgtgaaaaggagaaaactaCCGAACCATTATCAACTTCAACAAAATCATCAGATATTCACATGACTTCAAATTCTGGAGAAGATTCACAGGGACCTTTTAATTCTGGTAATGCAGATACAATAAACTAGGGTTTATGTTAGAATCAatcaaataattatatacattatgaTGAAAGAATGACACTaaataataatcataattttaatatttctttcgTTACAGATGGAGCAAACATTACTATAGATGGCGAAGAATTAGATATTCTTAATTcaaaaactgaaaaatttccattaAAAGATTACATCGTAATGGCTGCAGTAGCATTTGGAATTATTAcgttattttcctttcttttaaaagtaaaaggaaatttgttcatcaatcgtgttataaatatttttataattatttgttttaattaaaatataattttgcaaatctGTTTGTTCTTGTCTTGCAGTTCACTCCTTTGGG includes the following:
- a CDS encoding hypothetical protein (putative) is translated as MTYPNYLLKRNKTEILDVTTDVDLGCLGVNDDIEDELRRKFSKLDSSNGIDDIRQKCEEINNSL